A genomic segment from Gemmatimonadaceae bacterium encodes:
- a CDS encoding nuclear transport factor 2 family protein has protein sequence MSTTPARAQESEKAAVLAVVQKVFDAMRTRDTSLLSVAFDTSARLTGVRTRDGVTSVTLLAPSQFGAAIVRSPAGDVWNERIFDPEVRIDGDVAQVWAYFTFHRNKEFSHCGVDAFMLRKVGAQWKITQLSDSRRTTGCTHTEPPG, from the coding sequence GTGAGCACGACGCCGGCGCGGGCACAGGAATCGGAGAAGGCGGCGGTGTTGGCGGTGGTGCAGAAGGTGTTCGACGCCATGCGGACGCGAGATACGTCGTTGCTCAGCGTCGCGTTCGATACGAGTGCCCGGCTTACTGGCGTGCGAACGCGCGACGGCGTGACGTCGGTGACGTTATTGGCTCCGTCTCAGTTCGGCGCGGCGATCGTGCGATCTCCGGCGGGGGACGTGTGGAACGAGCGCATCTTCGATCCCGAGGTTCGGATCGACGGCGACGTCGCGCAGGTGTGGGCGTACTTCACGTTCCACCGCAACAAGGAATTCTCGCACTGCGGCGTCGACGCGTTCATGCTGAGGAAGGTCGGGGCGCAGTGGAAGATCACGCAGCTCTCGGACTCGCGGCGCACGACGGGATGCACGCACACCGAGCCGCCCGGTTGA
- a CDS encoding zinc-dependent metalloprotease, with translation MRLRYFLAGAALGLACSKPAPAPAPSPAPAQPTAQVPNAGRGGLPTNPGGDTTGGRGAVNPLAAAAAAPRPYNRVVTPDAKTRVGMFKVHRVGDRLLFEIPAKELDKDQLMVGRLARAPAGNQTPGPGNPGFGDYAGDEFASRTLRWDRVGNRVILRSPSYAISADTGNAVYRSVQNSNYAPIIATFPVDAYGPDSAPVIDVTRLFTTNVPEFAAIRSNLPTAVDPTRSFIERDIAFPDNVEIEATQTGTPGANGPTLPGLPTAARPAQSVIAHWSIVRLPEHPMKPRYADERTGFFTVGTVDFSTSEQVAKRKRYVTRWRLECSDRREENLCYPKQPIVYYVDPDTPDQWKPWIRKAILDWQPAFEAAGFKDGIIPGEVPKNDPDWSPEDIRHTMVRWLPSTVENSVGPSIQDPRTGETLNGSSMIFHNLIELMEFWYFTQASQLDARARTIPFPDSLMGKLIEFGVAHEIGHTLGLQHDQIGSSTYPADSLRSPSWTHRMGHSPSIMDYSRMNYVAQPEDKVALDDILPRVGPWDKYSIMWGYKEIPNAKNPDAERATLEKWSDMQDSIPWYRFSAGNSFGGYGTMSEAVGDGDPVKSTGLGFKNIARVMGYVAAAGTRPGDDNTLLQNLYDRTVGQWATEAVHPATMIGAGTVVYKSGSQKGNVFTAISKARQKGAMHFLNDSVFTTPTYLIHPEIAARIEPGAMLTRIGNAQTRVLSQVLVDQRLNFLLEGAATAKNPGDVYTLAEMLDDLQNGIWSELSAPSPKIDPYRRTLQNSYLTQMNNKLNPPAAQLAQIQQLAALGITIAPLAEDARSEIRGEIVALREKVRAAQGRTTDRETRLHLAGVDHRIGEILDPKR, from the coding sequence ATGCGATTGCGTTACTTCCTGGCGGGCGCCGCTTTGGGCTTGGCGTGCTCGAAACCCGCCCCGGCGCCGGCTCCAAGCCCGGCCCCCGCGCAGCCCACAGCTCAGGTTCCGAACGCCGGACGCGGCGGTCTGCCGACGAATCCTGGCGGCGATACGACCGGCGGACGTGGCGCGGTGAATCCATTGGCGGCGGCGGCGGCGGCGCCACGACCATACAACCGCGTGGTCACGCCCGACGCCAAGACGCGAGTCGGGATGTTCAAGGTGCACCGCGTCGGTGACCGGCTGCTGTTCGAGATTCCGGCCAAGGAGCTCGACAAGGATCAGCTGATGGTCGGACGGCTCGCGCGCGCACCGGCGGGGAATCAGACACCTGGTCCCGGCAATCCGGGATTCGGCGACTACGCGGGCGACGAGTTCGCGTCGCGCACGCTGCGTTGGGACCGAGTCGGCAACCGCGTAATCCTGCGTTCGCCGTCGTACGCGATCAGCGCGGATACGGGCAACGCGGTGTATCGATCGGTGCAGAACTCCAACTATGCGCCGATCATCGCGACGTTCCCCGTCGATGCGTACGGGCCGGACAGCGCGCCGGTGATCGACGTGACGCGTCTGTTCACCACGAACGTGCCTGAGTTTGCGGCGATTCGCAGCAATCTGCCGACCGCGGTGGACCCGACCCGTTCGTTCATCGAGCGCGACATCGCGTTCCCCGACAACGTCGAGATCGAAGCGACGCAGACCGGCACACCAGGCGCCAATGGCCCCACCCTGCCGGGCCTGCCCACGGCGGCTCGGCCGGCGCAGAGCGTCATCGCGCACTGGAGCATCGTGCGTCTGCCCGAGCATCCGATGAAGCCGCGCTACGCGGACGAGCGAACCGGATTCTTCACGGTCGGCACGGTGGACTTCAGCACGTCGGAACAGGTTGCGAAGCGGAAGCGCTACGTCACGCGGTGGCGCCTCGAGTGCTCCGACCGAAGGGAAGAAAACCTCTGCTATCCGAAGCAGCCGATCGTCTACTACGTCGATCCGGATACGCCGGATCAGTGGAAGCCCTGGATCCGCAAGGCGATTCTCGATTGGCAGCCGGCATTCGAGGCAGCGGGGTTCAAGGATGGCATCATCCCGGGTGAAGTGCCGAAGAACGATCCGGATTGGTCGCCGGAAGACATCCGGCACACGATGGTGCGCTGGCTGCCCTCCACCGTCGAGAACTCGGTCGGCCCGAGCATCCAGGATCCGCGCACGGGCGAGACGCTGAACGGCTCGTCGATGATCTTCCACAACCTCATCGAGCTGATGGAGTTCTGGTATTTCACCCAGGCATCGCAGCTCGACGCGCGCGCGCGCACGATTCCCTTCCCCGACTCGCTCATGGGCAAGCTGATCGAGTTCGGCGTCGCCCACGAGATCGGCCACACGCTTGGACTCCAGCACGACCAGATCGGCAGCTCGACGTACCCGGCGGACTCGCTGCGCAGCCCGTCGTGGACGCACCGCATGGGCCACAGCCCGAGCATCATGGACTACTCGCGCATGAACTACGTCGCCCAGCCCGAAGACAAGGTCGCGCTCGACGACATCCTGCCGCGCGTTGGTCCGTGGGACAAGTACTCGATCATGTGGGGCTATAAGGAAATTCCAAACGCGAAGAATCCCGACGCCGAGCGAGCGACACTCGAGAAGTGGTCGGACATGCAGGACTCGATTCCGTGGTATCGCTTCTCGGCCGGGAACTCGTTCGGCGGCTACGGCACGATGAGCGAAGCCGTCGGCGACGGTGACCCCGTCAAGTCCACGGGCCTCGGTTTCAAGAACATCGCGCGGGTCATGGGCTACGTCGCGGCGGCCGGGACTCGGCCCGGCGACGACAATACGCTGTTGCAGAATCTCTATGATCGCACGGTCGGCCAGTGGGCGACGGAAGCCGTGCACCCGGCGACGATGATCGGCGCCGGAACGGTCGTCTACAAGTCGGGAAGCCAGAAGGGGAACGTGTTCACCGCGATCTCCAAAGCCCGTCAGAAGGGCGCGATGCACTTCCTGAACGACAGCGTCTTCACGACGCCGACGTATCTCATCCATCCGGAGATCGCGGCCCGCATCGAGCCGGGCGCGATGCTGACGCGCATCGGCAACGCGCAAACCCGCGTGCTCTCGCAAGTGCTCGTGGACCAGCGGCTCAACTTCCTGCTCGAGGGCGCGGCGACGGCCAAGAATCCAGGCGACGTTTACACGCTCGCCGAGATGCTGGACGATCTCCAGAACGGGATCTGGTCCGAGCTGTCGGCGCCGTCGCCGAAGATCGATCCATACCGGCGCACGCTCCAGAACAGCTACCTCACGCAGATGAACAACAAGCTGAATCCGCCGGCCGCGCAGTTGGCGCAGATCCAGCAGCTCGCGGCGCTCGGGATCACGATCGCGCCGCTGGCGGAAGACGCGCGATCGGAGATTCGGGGTGAGATAGTCGCGCTGCGGGAGAAGGTGCGTGCGGCGCAGGGGAGAACGACGGATCGGGAGACGAGGCTGCATCTGGCGGGCGTGGATCATCGGATTGGGGAGATACTCGATCCGAAGCGGTAG
- a CDS encoding ClpX C4-type zinc finger protein, with amino-acid sequence MNIVAMLAKRTVARFIPGAKATVRCSACQRERNGSVQLIAGPGVYLCNSCIQRASRQLAPRRPAPDAIRCRFCRQLRPPPEVTHVEGLAVCADCLGLMEHILETADTSRTVS; translated from the coding sequence GTGAACATCGTCGCAATGCTTGCCAAACGAACCGTCGCCCGCTTCATCCCCGGCGCGAAGGCGACCGTGCGTTGCAGCGCCTGTCAGAGGGAGCGGAACGGCAGCGTTCAGCTGATCGCCGGTCCCGGCGTGTATCTCTGCAACAGCTGCATTCAGCGCGCGTCGCGGCAACTCGCGCCGCGGCGACCGGCGCCGGATGCGATCCGCTGTCGCTTCTGCCGTCAGCTCCGGCCGCCGCCGGAAGTCACGCACGTCGAGGGCCTCGCCGTGTGCGCCGACTGTCTCGGCCTCATGGAGCACATCCTGGAGACGGCCGACACCTCGCGAACGGTCTCCTGA
- a CDS encoding DUF5916 domain-containing protein: MPRLLSLCFLFVPAIVAAQGVVRQRAAPADTLAYGHKVAVPSAVAVKRNGAIVLDGQLDENAWQAATPITDFRQIDPNEGEKGSQRTEVRFLYDDDALYVGAKMYDTEGAKGVMTRLVRRDGNFDSDYLELVIDSYHDHLSRAFFDLNPSGSKGDQIGIGTSCCDSGWDPVWEGVTHIDEDGWTAEIRIPYSQLRFPRAEVQTWGLQVRRFIKRNNEQDQWSWWGKTEAGGPQRFGHLEGLHIPAATGHLELLPYVVTKSSAVADSPGDPFNTHGRPTMRAGLDLKDRLTSNLTLDATFNPDFGQVEVDPAVLNLSAFETFYQEKRPFFIEGSQVFDFGSAGCNFCSNMESMSAFYSRRVGRAPTGSFLATDANLYSDVPDATTIWGAGKITGRTASGYTIGLLDAVTGRANARIETPGGVRGTQEVEPLANYFVGRIKHDYMNGNLVVGAVASGLQRSLDTTFAPLLARHAEMYGNDVVYTWKQQMYLLQASAAVTNVSGDAREILLRQESSARYLQRPDRGAGSSGFLSNRLDSNATAMRGAGLYVRASKQTGDWFGELQTNMRTPGYETNDYAFQQRADYIWFNGNIGRLWTKPTNWYRQIVTIAGGQDQRNFEGDRTQQQLHAYWSETTPQFWNVTVFGIHRPSVVDDKALRGGPAVIAPRSEYVELDVSSDSRTKLIGNLSLSRYSDALGGLNPGVSVSATYRPVSNVSMSLGPSWSPSRNPTMYVGAFPDSTAKAFYGTRYVVSTLKQRTLGLDTRLNVTFSPTMSLELYMQPFFAAGHFYDYKEYVAPRTDILATYGKDRGTITATRDTTGAIAFYGVDPDGAGPASAIVIPNRDFSEQSLRGNAVFRWEYRPGSVLYVAWTQSRLADSNFGDFEFSRDRSALFAARPDNIFLVKASWWLPR; the protein is encoded by the coding sequence TGGCGCGATCGTTCTCGACGGACAGCTCGACGAGAACGCGTGGCAGGCGGCGACGCCGATCACGGATTTCAGGCAGATCGATCCCAACGAAGGCGAGAAGGGATCGCAGCGCACCGAAGTCCGCTTCCTATATGATGACGACGCGCTGTACGTCGGCGCGAAGATGTACGACACCGAGGGTGCGAAGGGTGTGATGACGCGACTCGTGCGCCGCGACGGGAACTTCGACTCGGACTACCTCGAGCTGGTCATCGACAGCTATCACGACCATTTGAGCCGCGCGTTCTTCGACCTGAACCCATCCGGGTCGAAGGGCGATCAGATCGGCATCGGCACGTCGTGCTGCGACTCCGGATGGGATCCCGTCTGGGAAGGCGTGACGCACATCGACGAAGACGGATGGACGGCCGAGATCCGCATTCCATACAGCCAACTTCGCTTTCCGCGGGCCGAAGTGCAGACGTGGGGACTTCAGGTGCGGCGTTTCATCAAGCGGAACAACGAACAGGATCAGTGGTCGTGGTGGGGAAAGACCGAAGCGGGCGGCCCGCAGCGCTTCGGACATCTCGAGGGGCTGCACATCCCCGCGGCCACGGGCCACCTCGAGCTGCTGCCCTATGTCGTGACGAAGTCGTCGGCCGTGGCCGATTCGCCGGGCGATCCGTTCAACACGCATGGCCGTCCGACGATGCGCGCGGGGCTCGATCTCAAGGATCGCCTCACGTCGAACCTCACGCTGGACGCGACGTTCAATCCTGATTTTGGCCAGGTCGAAGTCGATCCGGCGGTGCTCAATCTGTCGGCCTTCGAGACCTTCTATCAGGAGAAGCGGCCGTTCTTCATCGAAGGCTCGCAAGTGTTCGACTTCGGCAGCGCGGGCTGCAACTTCTGCAGCAACATGGAGTCGATGAGCGCGTTCTATTCGCGACGCGTCGGACGCGCGCCGACGGGCTCGTTCCTCGCCACCGACGCGAATCTCTATTCCGACGTGCCCGATGCGACGACGATCTGGGGCGCGGGCAAGATCACCGGTCGCACGGCGAGCGGATATACGATCGGTCTCCTCGATGCGGTCACCGGCCGGGCCAATGCGCGCATCGAGACGCCGGGCGGCGTGCGCGGCACGCAAGAGGTCGAGCCGCTCGCGAACTACTTCGTCGGTCGCATCAAGCACGATTACATGAACGGCAATCTCGTCGTCGGCGCGGTGGCGAGCGGACTTCAGCGCAGCCTCGACACGACGTTTGCTCCGCTCCTCGCGCGCCACGCCGAGATGTACGGCAACGACGTCGTGTACACGTGGAAGCAGCAGATGTACTTGCTCCAGGCGTCTGCTGCCGTCACGAACGTGTCCGGCGACGCCCGCGAGATCCTGCTGCGACAGGAGTCGAGCGCTCGCTATCTCCAGCGGCCGGATCGCGGCGCGGGGTCCAGCGGCTTTCTCTCGAATCGCCTGGATTCGAACGCGACGGCGATGCGCGGCGCGGGGCTCTATGTGCGCGCCTCGAAGCAAACGGGCGATTGGTTTGGCGAGCTACAGACCAACATGCGCACGCCGGGCTACGAGACGAACGACTACGCGTTCCAGCAGCGGGCCGACTACATCTGGTTCAACGGCAACATCGGCCGACTCTGGACCAAGCCGACGAACTGGTACCGGCAGATCGTCACGATCGCCGGCGGGCAGGATCAACGGAACTTCGAGGGCGACCGCACGCAGCAGCAGCTCCACGCCTACTGGTCGGAGACGACGCCGCAGTTCTGGAACGTGACGGTGTTCGGCATCCATCGGCCATCCGTCGTCGACGACAAGGCGCTGCGCGGCGGCCCCGCGGTGATCGCGCCACGCAGCGAATACGTCGAGCTGGACGTCTCCAGCGATTCACGCACGAAGTTGATCGGGAACCTCAGTCTGAGCCGCTACTCTGACGCGCTCGGTGGCTTGAATCCGGGCGTGTCGGTCAGCGCGACGTATCGGCCCGTGTCGAACGTCAGCATGTCACTTGGCCCGTCGTGGAGTCCGAGCCGCAACCCAACGATGTACGTCGGCGCATTCCCGGACAGCACGGCGAAGGCGTTTTACGGGACGCGGTACGTCGTGTCGACGCTCAAGCAACGCACCCTCGGCCTCGACACGCGGCTCAACGTCACGTTCTCGCCAACGATGTCGCTCGAGTTGTACATGCAACCGTTCTTCGCGGCGGGGCACTTCTACGATTACAAGGAATACGTCGCGCCGCGCACCGACATCTTGGCGACGTACGGAAAGGACCGCGGCACGATCACCGCGACGCGCGACACGACCGGCGCGATCGCATTCTACGGCGTGGATCCCGACGGCGCCGGCCCGGCGTCGGCGATCGTCATTCCGAATCGCGATTTCAGCGAGCAATCGCTGCGCGGGAACGCGGTGTTCCGCTGGGAGTACCGGCCGGGGTCGGTGCTGTACGTCGCCTGGACGCAGTCGCGGCTCGCCGACTCGAACTTCGGCGATTTCGAATTCAGCCGCGACCGATCCGCGCTGTTCGCGGCGCGGCCGGATAACATTTTCCTCGTCAAAGCGTCGTGGTGGCTGCCCCGATGA
- a CDS encoding response regulator, producing MSTCPSRHHRSPFGALRAAVYWKLASRSRPLRSLGESSLDATRALRVAGSRVPIVAISADATPGARTEAMSAGCNAFLCKPFDSGDLVAAIRSLHSGVEPLAPA from the coding sequence CTGTCCACCTGTCCCAGCCGGCACCACCGTTCCCCTTTCGGTGCCCTGAGAGCCGCTGTCTATTGGAAGCTAGCAAGTCGGTCCCGGCCACTCCGGTCTCTCGGCGAATCGAGCCTCGATGCGACGCGCGCCCTCCGCGTGGCGGGGAGCCGCGTGCCGATCGTGGCGATCAGCGCCGACGCGACGCCCGGCGCGCGAACGGAGGCGATGAGCGCGGGCTGCAACGCGTTTCTCTGCAAGCCGTTCGATTCGGGAGATCTGGTCGCCGCGATTCGCTCTCTACACTCGGGAGTCGAACCTCTCGCGCCGGCCTGA
- a CDS encoding amidohydrolase, which produces MTQHQSRREFMGLAAASAAGILTRPTFSDGHPFTASPFSTAADPDLIVVNAKVYTMDAAMPRAEAFAVSGGRIIAVGNSADVRGLARKGSQTYDAKGMTIVPGFTDCHNHAGGTTLLYEVLVGNPFEVEFVTIDSIVQKLRAKAQETPPGTWVEGYFFDDTKVKDKRQLVASDLDKVSTEHPVVVHHRGGHTSFYNTKALQLAKIDKSTPNPPGGTYDRDESGELNGRVTDRARGAFNGVGNRTRYTPEQQAQRERDGIAHISKQFVRYGLTSVHHEGGDLSAIQEVRARGQLLHRVSYEASGRVLDSMINGGIMTGFGDEWVKFGATSEHTVDGSFSERTMALSIPYPGLQSGYRGNITEKQDDLNAWIERVHRAGIQVNCHANGDVAIDMFLTAVERAQKAFPRADARPKITHCTLINDDLVRRIKALGAVPAMFTTYAYYNSDKFVFYGEDLMKRSMAYRTFIDAGVWAAAGSDFSPGPFAPLMGIQGMVTRTGWDGKTWGANQRITVDEALRVNTINGAYNSHEEATKGSITAGKLADFVVLADDPHAVSPEKIKDIQIVRTVVGGATAYQG; this is translated from the coding sequence ATGACCCAACATCAGAGCCGCAGGGAATTCATGGGGCTGGCGGCGGCGAGCGCCGCGGGCATTCTCACGCGGCCCACGTTCAGCGACGGGCATCCGTTTACTGCGTCGCCGTTCTCCACGGCGGCCGATCCCGACCTGATCGTCGTGAACGCGAAGGTCTACACGATGGATGCGGCGATGCCTCGAGCGGAGGCGTTCGCGGTGAGCGGCGGGCGGATCATCGCCGTCGGCAACAGCGCCGACGTGCGCGGACTCGCGCGCAAGGGCAGCCAGACGTACGACGCCAAGGGCATGACGATCGTGCCCGGCTTCACCGACTGCCACAACCACGCAGGCGGAACGACGCTCCTCTACGAGGTGCTCGTCGGGAATCCGTTCGAGGTAGAGTTCGTCACGATCGACAGCATCGTGCAGAAGCTACGCGCGAAAGCGCAGGAGACGCCGCCGGGCACGTGGGTCGAGGGATACTTCTTCGACGACACGAAGGTGAAGGACAAGCGGCAGCTCGTCGCGAGCGATCTCGACAAAGTGTCGACCGAACATCCCGTGGTGGTGCACCACCGCGGCGGGCATACGTCGTTCTACAACACCAAGGCGCTCCAGCTGGCCAAGATCGACAAGAGCACGCCGAACCCTCCGGGCGGAACGTACGACCGCGACGAGAGCGGGGAGTTGAACGGACGTGTCACCGACCGCGCGCGCGGCGCGTTCAACGGCGTCGGCAACCGGACGCGATATACGCCTGAGCAACAAGCGCAGCGCGAACGCGACGGCATCGCGCACATCTCGAAGCAGTTCGTACGCTACGGGCTGACGAGCGTGCACCACGAAGGCGGGGATCTTTCGGCGATTCAGGAGGTGCGCGCTCGCGGACAACTGCTGCATCGTGTGAGCTACGAGGCGAGCGGCCGCGTGCTCGATTCGATGATCAACGGCGGCATCATGACCGGCTTCGGCGACGAGTGGGTCAAGTTCGGCGCGACGTCGGAGCACACGGTGGACGGGTCGTTCTCCGAGCGCACGATGGCGTTGAGCATTCCCTACCCCGGCTTGCAGTCCGGCTATCGCGGCAACATCACGGAGAAGCAGGACGATCTCAACGCGTGGATCGAGCGCGTGCACCGAGCGGGCATCCAGGTGAATTGTCACGCCAACGGCGACGTGGCGATCGACATGTTCCTCACGGCGGTCGAGCGCGCGCAGAAGGCGTTCCCGCGCGCGGACGCGCGGCCGAAGATCACGCACTGCACGCTCATCAACGACGACCTCGTGCGCCGCATCAAGGCGCTCGGTGCCGTACCGGCGATGTTCACGACGTACGCGTACTACAACTCCGACAAGTTCGTGTTCTACGGCGAAGACTTGATGAAGCGGAGCATGGCGTATCGGACGTTCATCGACGCGGGCGTCTGGGCCGCGGCCGGATCCGACTTCTCACCCGGACCGTTCGCGCCGCTGATGGGAATTCAGGGGATGGTGACGCGCACCGGTTGGGACGGAAAGACGTGGGGCGCGAATCAACGCATCACGGTCGACGAGGCGCTCCGCGTCAACACGATCAACGGCGCGTACAACTCGCACGAAGAAGCCACGAAAGGCTCGATCACAGCCGGAAAGCTGGCGGATTTCGTGGTGCTGGCCGACGATCCGCACGCAGTGAGTCCGGAGAAGATCAAGGACATTCAGATCGTGAGGACGGTGGTCGGGGGAGCGACGGCGTATCAGGGGTAG
- a CDS encoding polysaccharide deacetylase: MRRLALLAAPLIAANLAAQVRPGVKPGWEWSDDSVFAVVNAVRAGKSLKPKAWPNGAKVAVLFSFDVDNETVSIRFGEPTIGGLSQNEYGARAGLPRVVALFDKYKIPVTYFIPAMSARIHPEMVDLIRKSGRNEIAVHGWIHEMNSQLPYATEKNLLQRAVDYWTKTLGQKPTGYRAPSWNFSPNTLRILREMGFKYESSMMSDESPYELLEKGKPTGIVELPVEWIMDDAPLYNPQGNAYASPREVAQVWMDEYDKALEEGSMFILTNHPHISGHRSRVVALEMLIQHINAKGGAWFATHDAAANYVKQQAGMK, from the coding sequence ATGCGCCGCCTCGCCCTGCTTGCCGCGCCGCTCATCGCCGCCAACCTCGCCGCCCAAGTCCGCCCCGGCGTGAAGCCGGGTTGGGAGTGGTCCGACGACTCCGTTTTCGCCGTCGTGAACGCCGTCCGCGCCGGCAAGAGTCTCAAGCCGAAAGCATGGCCAAACGGGGCGAAGGTCGCGGTGCTCTTCTCGTTCGACGTAGACAACGAGACCGTCTCGATACGCTTCGGGGAGCCGACGATCGGCGGTCTGTCGCAGAACGAATACGGCGCGCGCGCGGGATTGCCGCGCGTCGTCGCGCTCTTCGACAAATACAAGATCCCTGTGACGTACTTCATTCCGGCGATGAGCGCGCGGATCCATCCAGAGATGGTCGATCTCATCCGCAAATCCGGGCGCAACGAGATCGCGGTGCACGGCTGGATCCACGAGATGAACTCGCAGCTTCCATACGCGACGGAAAAGAACCTCCTTCAGCGAGCCGTCGACTACTGGACCAAGACACTTGGCCAGAAGCCGACCGGATATCGCGCGCCGAGCTGGAACTTCTCGCCGAACACGCTGCGCATTCTGCGCGAGATGGGGTTCAAGTACGAGAGCTCGATGATGTCCGACGAGAGCCCGTACGAGCTGCTCGAGAAAGGCAAGCCGACGGGCATCGTCGAGCTGCCGGTCGAGTGGATCATGGACGACGCGCCGCTCTACAATCCGCAGGGGAACGCCTACGCGTCGCCTCGGGAGGTCGCGCAAGTCTGGATGGACGAGTACGACAAGGCGTTGGAGGAGGGCTCGATGTTCATCCTCACCAACCATCCGCACATTTCGGGGCACCGCTCACGCGTCGTGGCGTTGGAGATGCTGATTCAGCACATCAACGCCAAAGGCGGCGCCTGGTTCGCGACGCACGACGCGGCGGCGAACTACGTCAAACAGCAGGCGGGGATGAAATAG
- a CDS encoding DinB family protein — MNFDLPMGVSVLERTPSTLRSMLAGLSPGWTNANEGPDTWSPYVIVGHLIHGERADWIPRATIILAQGPQRRFTPFDREAQFRESEGKSLAELLDEFEALRADSLRTLADWKLTEKHLSLEAEHPAFGLVTLQQLLSTWVVHDLGHIAQIARVMAKQYRSAIGPWRAYLPVVDR; from the coding sequence TTGAACTTTGACCTACCGATGGGCGTCAGCGTGCTCGAGCGGACGCCGAGTACGTTGCGCTCGATGCTCGCCGGGTTGTCGCCCGGGTGGACCAACGCGAACGAGGGCCCCGATACATGGAGTCCGTACGTCATCGTCGGGCACCTCATCCATGGCGAACGAGCCGACTGGATTCCGCGCGCGACGATCATTCTCGCGCAGGGTCCGCAACGCCGCTTCACTCCCTTCGATCGGGAGGCGCAGTTCCGCGAGAGCGAAGGCAAATCGTTGGCCGAACTGCTCGACGAGTTCGAAGCGCTCCGTGCCGACAGCCTGCGAACGCTTGCCGACTGGAAGCTCACGGAGAAGCACCTTTCGCTCGAGGCCGAGCATCCGGCGTTCGGACTCGTCACGCTTCAACAACTGCTCTCCACCTGGGTCGTTCACGACCTGGGACACATCGCTCAGATCGCGCGCGTGATGGCGAAACAGTACCGAAGTGCGATCGGGCCGTGGCGGGCGTATCTTCCCGTCGTCGACAGGTAG
- a CDS encoding GNAT family N-acetyltransferase, which produces MSVDVRMENARAIAEYASIPIAFRVESVVDVDALLASRGSRVESRTIARPCLKDYDAYPDNSPHRWATRFDLDRWGFFAARIDGKRVGGAAVAARDGAITALDGHDDLALLFDLRVDPSMRQRGVGRALLSAVVEWSAARGTRRLLVETQDINVPACRFYSKNGFVLDAANGGAYPDLPDETQLLWHRDID; this is translated from the coding sequence GTGAGCGTCGACGTCAGGATGGAGAACGCGCGTGCGATCGCGGAGTATGCGTCGATTCCGATCGCCTTTCGTGTCGAGAGTGTCGTCGACGTGGACGCGCTTCTGGCGAGCCGAGGCTCTCGCGTCGAGTCGCGCACCATCGCAAGGCCCTGCCTCAAAGACTACGACGCCTACCCCGACAATAGCCCGCACCGCTGGGCGACGCGATTCGATCTCGACCGCTGGGGATTCTTCGCCGCGCGCATCGATGGCAAACGAGTCGGCGGCGCGGCGGTCGCCGCGCGGGACGGCGCGATCACGGCACTCGACGGCCACGACGACCTTGCCCTGCTCTTCGATCTCCGTGTCGATCCGTCGATGCGACAGCGCGGCGTCGGGCGCGCACTGTTGAGCGCGGTCGTCGAATGGTCGGCGGCGCGCGGCACGCGGCGCCTTCTCGTCGAGACACAAGACATCAACGTCCCCGCCTGTCGATTCTACTCCAAGAACGGCTTCGTTCTGGACGCCGCCAACGGTGGCGCGTACCCTGACCTGCCCGACGAAACGCAGCTGCTCTGGCACCGCGACATCGACTAG